Proteins from a single region of Hydra vulgaris chromosome 12, alternate assembly HydraT2T_AEP:
- the LOC100214413 gene encoding inactive peptidyl-prolyl cis-trans isomerase FKBP6 produces MDENFNELPELDEMTNLGSQGNYVAVDLQGTGIDLDVLRAGKETEFSVNPSSVDLPENEESRYFEQEELFKQLNYECIDDGCDSSDEKSTPFEKIKKGMEDITGCGLVLKKIMKQGSGTVIPPNSLCRVHYNGYIEYSDEPFDSSRLRGKQHQFKLGSGEGIEGWQIAISTMKRGEISRFLLHPTVAFGKMGCPPRIPSNAEVLFEIELISYVDQLASDIFQNFSKDEQMKTPFEEIIKVVDSIRLTGNEAFMVKQYNRASSKYSQALRLLENTNLKNENEEKEMKKCALKLYLNISLCDLKQVRYRKSVKYARKALDIDNKNVKALYRLARSLRCLGEYEESKRQISKAHRLDPRNKEVMQELLELDEEMKKTQKNDQQLSRKMLNLTPEKKPDKSPAKETQQMVDVVREALKGFKDNNESEMFLPKNLTEEEIQSITKAAEELNLHIIQKENGKDKIIQVTKGA; encoded by the coding sequence atggatgaaaattttaatgaattgcCTGAATTGGATGAAATGACAAATCTTGGTTCTCAAGGAAATTATGTTGCTGTTGATCTCCAGGGAACTGGTATTGATTTAGATGTGCTTCGTGCTGGAAAAGAAACAGAGTTTTCTGTTAATCCATCATCTGTTGATCTACCAGAAAATGAAGAGTCAAGGTATTTTGAGCAAGAAGAgctttttaaacaacttaactATGAATGCATAGATGATGGTTGTGATTCTTCTGATGAAAAGTCAAcaccttttgaaaaaataaaaaaaggtatggAAGACATTACAGGATGtggtttggttttaaaaaaaattatgaaacaaGGTTCTGGTACAGTAATTCCTCCGAATTCTTTATGTCGAGTCCACTATAATGGTTACATAGAATATTCTGATGAACCTTTTGACTCTAGTCGTCTTCGTGGAAAGCAGCACCAGTTTAAGTTGGGATCAGGCGAGGGTATTGAAGGCTGGCAAATTGCTATTTCAACAATGAAAAGAGGAGAAATTTCCAGATTTTTGCTTCATCCAACTGTTGCATTTGGAAAAATGGGCTGTCCGCCTCGCATACCAAGTAACGCAGAGGTTTTGTTTGAAATAGAATTAATAAGTTATGTTGATCAATTAGCttctgatatttttcaaaacttttcaaaagatGAGCAGATGAAAACACCTTTTGAAGAAATTATCAAAGTTGTTGATTCTATTCGATTAACAGGTAATGAAGCCTTTATGGTAAAACAATATAATAGAGCATCAAGTAAGTACAGTCAAGCATTGCGCCTTTTAGAGaacactaatttaaaaaatgaaaacgaggaaaaagaaatgaaaaaatgtgCTCTAAAACTGTATCTAAATATTTCTTTGTGTGATTTGAAACAAGTGCGATATAGAAAATCTGTAAAGTATGCACGAAAAGCTTTAGatattgacaataaaaatgttaaagccCTATATAGGTTAGCTCGAAGTCTTAGATGTTTAGGAGAGTATGAAGAATCAAAACGACAGATTTCTAAAGCCCATCGACTTGATCCCAGAAATAAAGAGGTAATGCAAGAGCTTTTAGAGTTAGatgaagaaatgaaaaaaacacagaaaaatGATCAGCAGCTATCCAGGAAAATGTTGAATCTAACTCCTGAAAAAAAACCTGACAAATCTCCTGCAAAAGAAACCCAACAAATGGTAGATGTTGTTAGAGAAGCCTTAAAAGGATTCAAGGATAATAATGAATCGGAAATGTTTTTACCTAAAAACTTAACTGAAGAAGAAATTCAAAGCATAACAAAAGCTGCTGAGGAGCTTAATTTACATATAATTCAAAAGGAAAATGGAAAAGACAAAATTATTCAAGTAACAAAAGGagcttaa
- the LOC100197780 gene encoding ADP-ribose glycohydrolase OARD1 isoform X2 produces MSRLMKTIHFLSKSSVLFKNDFRVLQGLSLVYRRNYALKYVDPTRYNIDHVKVIKDEDPLAVNIIEKHGKAWHICEEGRNASIAHTVSGDFDLNNGLLREISLYFADIINQEELESKKSPLGSIVPIKNGDHFLYFLVIRENWWDRGAYKPMRESLEALRIHALNNNVKTIAIGRLGSQNDGLDFGVIIKDIKKIFYDSGITLIIYPRRT; encoded by the exons atgtctcgtttaatgaaaacaattcattttttatcaaaaagcagtgttttatttaaaaatgactttaggGTTTTGCAAG GTTTAAGTTTAGTGTACAGAAGAAATTATGCTTTGAAGTATGTTGATCCAACAAGATATAACATTGATCATGTAAAAGTTATCAAAGATGAAGATCCG CTAGCGGTAAATATAATTGAGAAACATGGTAAAGCATGGCACATATGTGAGGAAGGTCGAAACGCATCTATAGCACACACTGTCAGTGGGGATTTTGACTTGAATAACGGCTTATTAAGagaaatttctttatattttgctGATATAATAAATCAAGAGGAACTAGAGAGCAAAA AATCTCCTCTGGGAAGTATAGTACCAATTAAAAATGGCGACcatttcttgtattttttg GTAATTAGAGAAAATTGGTGGGATCGTGGCGCATATAAACCAATGCGTGAATCTTTAGAAGCTCTTCGTATACATGCACTTAATAATAACGTTAAAACTATTGCTATTGGTAGACTGGGAAGCCAGAATGATGGGCTTGATTTTGGAGTGATtattaaagacattaaaaaaatattttatgatagtggaattacattaattatatatcCGAGAAGAACGTAA